Part of the Zingiber officinale cultivar Zhangliang chromosome 6A, Zo_v1.1, whole genome shotgun sequence genome, AGGAGGGGAAGAGAGGTGATGGCCGGCGGCCGACGTTGACGTCGGCGAGGAGTCGTGCGAGGATGAGGAAGAAACCCATCCTGGCGACTGGCCCTCACCCACGAAGCAGCCTCTTCTCATTTGCTGTGAACAGTCCCCTAATAGTGTTGCTATAGTAAATTGACCAAAATACCCTCCTCCTCTCCCATTAATCACCCCTCTGCCCTTGATACCTATCCACATCAAGTACTACTCCAGTAGTTGTATAGCAACTAGCTAGCGGAGCAAATTAAAAGCCGACCAGTACTCTGTCTCTCTCTCCATGGCTATTCCAGTAATGAACTTCTCCAAGCTGGAAGGCAAGGAGAGGACCGAGACTCTGGCTCAGATCGACAATGGATGTCAACAGTGGGGATTCTTCCATGTCTGTTGTTTTACGACTCTGTTAATTAGATTGCTACTGTTTTAATTAGATCAGtcaatttaggaattacttaatGTTACTAAAATTAATGTTTTTGCAGCTGGTGAACCATGGGATTCCAGTGGAGCTGCTTGAACGCGTGAAGAAGTTGTGCACGGAGTGCTACAGGCACAGAGACGAGGCCTTCAAGGCATCTAGGCCGGTGCAGCTCCTCGACCAACTCGTtcgggaagaagaagaggtcGCTGGAGATGtaaacaacaacaagaagaagttgGACGATGTGGACTGGGAGGACGTCTTTGTTCTCCAAGACGACAATCAATGGCCATCCCATCCTCCCAAattcaagtaattaattaattaattaattatatcacACCATCATAAATTTTTCATGACAATTATTATATATGTTAATTGATTCGATCGATCGATTAATCATTAAGGAGACGATGAGGGGGTACAGAACGGAGGTGAAAAAGTTAGCCGATAAATTGATGGAAATCATGGAAGAAAACCTGGGGCTGGAGAAGGGCACCTTCGAGAACCAGTTCACCGGAAACGGCGAGCACGAGCCGTTCTTCGGCACCAAGGTGAGAATTATATTGATTGACACTTGACAGAGCTAGGAGAGactttaattataaataaaacaattaattttaattctgaTGTTGCGTCATTAAATTAAGGTGAGCCACTACCCGCCCTGCCCGCGGTTGGACCTTGTGGAGCTGGGCCTCCGCCCCCACACCGACGCTGGCGGCGTCATCCTCCTCTTCCAAGATGACCGTGTCGGAGGCTTGCAGATCCTCAAGGACGGCGAGTGGGTGGACGTGCAGCCGTTGGCCAATGCCATCGTCATTAACACCGGGGACCAGATCGAGGTGGTCAGCAATGGGCGGTACAAGAGCGTGTGGCACCGCGTGCTCGCCACCGGCAA contains:
- the LOC121996447 gene encoding 1-aminocyclopropane-1-carboxylate oxidase-like; the encoded protein is MAIPVMNFSKLEGKERTETLAQIDNGCQQWGFFHLVNHGIPVELLERVKKLCTECYRHRDEAFKASRPVQLLDQLVREEEEVAGDVNNNKKKLDDVDWEDVFVLQDDNQWPSHPPKFKETMRGYRTEVKKLADKLMEIMEENLGLEKGTFENQFTGNGEHEPFFGTKVSHYPPCPRLDLVELGLRPHTDAGGVILLFQDDRVGGLQILKDGEWVDVQPLANAIVINTGDQIEVVSNGRYKSVWHRVLATGNGNRRSVASFYNPSVKAVICPASASAVDETTGAYPEFLFGDYMDVYVKQKYMPKEPRFEAVKAIN